A region of the Argopecten irradians isolate NY chromosome 16, Ai_NY, whole genome shotgun sequence genome:
AAAGTGGCATATCCTAAAACGAAATCGGCTTCGTCCGGCAGCAGCATCCTGCTGTCAGGCCTGGTAAGGTCAATATCATCGCGGTATTTCATTTCTGGTTGGTACGAATGAAAATCCCACAGTTCCTTGCTTTGGTGTTTCTGTATGAAATCTGCATGCTCATACCCTGAAAGGCAAATTGAAAGGCGGACTTTTGTTGtaatatacacgtatatataacAGTTTCCATCATTGTGGCTTTGCCAGTCCATCAATGCTGCCTAGAGTTAAACTTGCTCCACCCATTAGGTGTTCAATAATATGTCCGTTACTAAAAGGGTGTGAACAGTTAGTTAAATTATCAATGTTAACACTGCTTCGTCTTCACATATGTATGTTAAATAACTATTTTCTACAAAAAGCTGGTGTCTTTCGACGTTTTGTCGACATACGGGCACTACTGCGATGAAAAGAgagattttgtttcatttcttgAATCCCATATTACTTTAAATTCAATTCCTATGCCTTCCGTAAGAACTAACTTAAAAGCGTATGTGTCCGAAATTACAAAAAGCTTAATTTCTGACGAACGAAGATCTACTTTCTTCAATGCGACGCTATACATATACTCACCTTTTTGCCTCGTTGAACCCTGACATGCCTGGATGAAGAAAAGCTTTGGTTTTCCAGCCAGACTCTCGCACTCACTAGCACGGAAATAGCCGATCAACTTGTTAACTCGTATTAGATTATTATCAGTACCACAGATAGATGGACCTCTGCTTCCATGGGAGAGAATACAACAGACAAAGCAATCGTAATTCTCGTGATTCTGATCGCTGATACCTTCCAATAGGTCGTTCATCTGTTCAGCAGTCTGGTTCTTGTAAAGTAAGACTTTGAAACCAAGCTTTTTGAAGATGTAACATAAACTGTCTGTAAATTGAAATATGTTAAGAAAATTtaaagatattatatatatttagattcAGTCTGCTACACGCATGCCATAACAGAATCATGTATGATACACGTGCAGTAGGTATGACGCCATTAGGAGAATACTCAACCTATACTTACTGACTAAAACCAGTCAAAC
Encoded here:
- the LOC138311023 gene encoding caspase-8-like: MGGASSLPQYKMDASPRGVCVIINNEKFKGSPERKGSTKDADSLCYIFKKLGFKVLLYKNQTAEQMNDLLEGISDQNHENYDCFVCCILSHGSRGPSICGTDNNLIRVNKLIGYFRASECESLAGKPKLFFIQACQGSTRQKGYEHADFIQKHQSKELWDFHSYQPEMKYRDDIDLTRPDSRMLLPDEADFVLGYATLPGYVSFRNEESGSWFISMLVPMMDTYASKHDLLSILVKVNEEVAKKVTEDGQYKQISAPMFTLRKKLFF